The genome window GTCCGAGGCAGACCGTCTGGATCTCGGGACGGATGAACTGCATCGTGTCGTAGATGGCAGTCATTGCCGTGAAGGATCCGCCCGGGGAGTTGATGTAGAGCGTGATGTCGCGTTCCGGGTCGGTGGACTCAAGAACGAGCAACTGCGCCATCACATCGTCCGCGGACGCGTCGTCCACCTGCACGCCGAGGAAGATGATGCGGTCCTCGAACAGCTTCGTGTAGGGGTCCTGGCGCTTGAAGCCATACGGCGTGCGCTCTTCGAACTGGGGCAGGACGTAGCGGCTGGTGGGCAGCTGGGGAGCCCGGCCGCCTGCTGCGGCAGAGAAATTGTGGTTCATTGTGCCTCCTGGGCAAGTCTGGGTGAGCTGGATCCTGGACTAGTCGCGGCTGGTTCCGCCGCCGCCGGACACGGAGCCAGCGTGTGCCGAGATGTGGTCGAAGAACCCGTATTCGAGGGCTTCCTGGGCGGTGAACCACTTGTCGCGGTCGTTGTCCTTGAGGATGGTCTCAACGGTCTGGCCGGTCTGCTCCGCAGTCAATTCCGCCATAACGCGCTTCATATGGAGAATCAGCTCAGCCTGGATCTTGATGTCGGAGGCCGTACCGCCGATGCCTCCGGACGGCTGGTGCATGAGGATACGCGCGTGCGGTGTCGCGTAGCGCTTGCCCTTGGTGCCCGAGGAGAGCAGGAACTGACCCATGGAAGCCGCCAGGCCCGTAGCAACCGTGACAACGTCGTTCGGAATGAACTGCATCGTGTCGTAGATGGCCATGCCGGCGGTCACTGAACCACCCGGAGAGTTGATGTAAAGGAAAATGTCCTTCTCCGGATCCTCGGCAGACAGCAGGAGCAGCTGCGAACAGATCGCGTTGGCGTTTTCATCCCTGACTTCGGATCCCAGCCAGATGATCCGCTCCTTCAGGAGCCGGTTGTAGATGTAGTCGTCGCGGCTGGCAGGATCAACAGTCGCCATGGTCGGGGTTCTTGGTTCGATTGCCATTGCTGATTGACCTCTCACTCAGGTTTTTCTCTCACTGGACACTAACCCGTCCGGGGAGCGTTTTGCTCCCGCGCCCCGAGCTGTTCGCTGACGGCGCATCCCCCACTGGCACGCCTGGCCGGGGCGCAATCGCGGTCCCGGCACCAGGCGCTTAACGGACGATGCCGCCAGCACAAACGCTGGCGGCATCAGTCGGTATGTCAGGCTTGAGCGGCCCGGTGATCAGGCCTTGGCGGCGTCAGCGTCCTCGGCGGAAGCTGCGCTCTCAGCGGCATCCTCCACTGCCTCGGGAGCCTCGTCCTCGGCCGGAACGGTCTCAGCACCGGCTGCTTCGCCTGCCGGACGGACGAAGTCGGACAGGTCGACAGACTCACCGTTGGTATCGGTTACGACCGCCAGCTCCAGGACCTTTGCAAGGGCCTTGCGACGGCGGACTTCACCGACGATCATGGCGACCTGGCCGCTCTGGTCCAGCATCTGGGCGAACTGGTTCGGATCCATGCCGTACTGGCTGGCCGAGGAAACGATGTAGTCGATGAGCTCGCTCTGGCTGACGCCGATCTCTTCCTTCTCCGCTACAGCATCAAGGACGATCTCGTTGCGGAACGCCTGCTGGGTGTTCTCGCGAACCTCCGCGCGGTGCTCCTCGGTGTCGTGGTCCGGCCCGGCGGAGTGGCTGCTCTCGGAGTTGAAGTGCTGCTCCAGCTGCTCCTCGACCACGGACTCAGGCACCGGCACCTCAACCAGCTCCAAGAGCTTCTCGAGGACCTTGTCCCGGGCTTCGACACCCTGCTCAACGAGCTTGTCCTCGGCGGCGCGCTTGGCGAGGTCGGCACGCAGTTCATCGATGGTGTCGAACTCGCTTGCCAGCTGTGCGAAGTCATCATTTGCGTCCGGCAGCTCGCGCTCCTTGACAGCCTTGACCGAAACGGTAACCTCGGCATCCTTGCCGGAGTGCTCTCCACCGGCGAGCTTGGTCTCGAAGGTGGAGGATTCGCCGGCGCTGAGCCCGGTAACGGCCTCGTCCATGCCCTCGAGCATGGTCTTGGAGCCGATCTGGTAGGAGATGTCGGCGGCAGAATCGACTTCCTCGCCGTCGATCTTCGCCGTCAGGTCAAGCGTGAGGAAGTCGCCGTCGGTAGCCGGACGGTCTACTTCCTTGAGCGTGCCGAAGCGGCCGCGAAGCTCGTCAAGTGCCTTGACGACGTCGTCGTCGGAAGCCTTGGCGGCCTCAACGGTGACCTCCAGGCCCGAGTACTCCGGAAGTTCAATTTCGGGACGGATGTCGAGCTCAGCGGTGAAGAGGAGCTGGCCGTCCTGTGCAGAGGGATCGGGAACCTCGGTGATCTCAACCTCGGGCCGGCTCAGCGGACGGATCTTGGTCTCCTGGACAGCCGTCTGGTAGAAGCCGTTGAGTCCCTCGTTGATGGCGGTCTCGATGACGTAGCCGCGTCCCACGCGCTGGTCGATCAGCTTGTTCGGGACCTTGCCCTTGCGGAAACCCGGAACCTGCACCTGGTTGGCGATGGTCTTGTAGGCAGCATCGATGTTCGGCTTGAGTTCCTCGAAAGGGACCTCCACGTTGAGCTTCACTCGCGTGGGAGTGAGGTTTTCGACAGCGCTCTTCACAGCCTAGTACTCCTGATTGATTAGGGATCGGTTCTGCACCGGGGATACAAATCCGCGAAGGATCATCTGCACCGTTAATACAGAGTCGGGGTGACAGGATTTGAACCTGCGACTTCCTGCTCCCAAAGCAGGCGCTCTTCCAAGCTGAGCTACACCCCGGTTAGTGCAGAGGCAAGTCTACGAAAGAAAGCCCACCGTTGCACATTTTGAGAATCGGCCCGCCATATGGTGTAGTTATATGCGTTCCAGCCACGCCGGAAGCGTGCGGCCCCCAGCCGCAACAACCACCTCACTGCTGGTCCGGGGATGTAGCTCAATGGTAGAGCCTCAGTCTTCCAAACTGATTACGCGGGTTCGATTCCCGTCATCCCCTCCAATTCTGTTCTTTTAGTGATCTCCCCGTCGGGATCCTTCCTTCTTATGCAGCCTGGCAGTTGGGGCACCAGTACAGCTTACGGGCCCCCATCTCCGTCATCGCTATCGGGGTGCTGCAGATTCGGCACGGCTGCCCCGTCCGCTTGTACACATAGTGAGCGTCCTCGACGGGAATTGCGGCTGCGTCCGTGCGTGAGCGGTCCGTGTGGGAACGATGGTCCGGTGTCGTCGTGATGATTCTGCCGGCCTCCACGCCCTCATTCATCAGCAGCACCAAGTCCTCCCACAGCGCTATTGCCTCCGCATCGGGCAGTGAGACTCCCGGCACCCATGGATGAATCCGACGCCGGAACAGCGCCTCGGCGCGGTAGACATTGCCGACGCCGGCAATCACCGCCTGATTCATGAGCGAGAGCCCGACAGCGGACCGTGTCCGCTGTATACGCGTGACGAATTCACCCGGATCAGTCTCCGGATCCAGCGGGTCGGGGCCCAATTTCGACAGTACCGCCTGCTCATCAGCCGCCGTAAGAACTTCACAGGCCGTGGGGCCGCGCAAATCTGCCCAGCCATGTTCGGACACGAATCGAACGCGAACCGCCCCTACGGGCGGCGGCGGTCCCACGTAGGAGGCGCCGTCGTCGTCGGATGCGGTTTCCTGCTCCCCTATCCGCCGAGGGGCACCGATGCTCGATGCCCCACGAAAAGTCTCGTCGCCGCCGAAGGTCCAGGCCCCGTAGAGGCCCAGGTGCACGCGCATCACTAGCTCGTTGTCGAACTCAAGGAAAAGCTGTTTTCCATGCGCCCGCGCGGCGACAAGCACCGAGCCGTCAAGGCGGTCGGCCCCTGCCTGGAACCGGCCCTGGGGACTGCTGACGCGCAGCCGCTCGCCGACGAACGCCGAATTAAACTGGCGCGCCAGGCGGTGGATTGAGTGACCCTCAGGCACTACGCGATGACCTCTCCCGTTGCCTCGTAGGCGGCGATCTTGCCGATCCGGCGCACGTGCCGCTCAGCTCCGCTGAACGGTTCGGCCAGGAAGGCCTCCACGATCGCCGTCGCCTCCTCGAGGGAGTGCTGGCGCCCGCCGAGGGCAACCACGTTGGCGTCATTGTGCTGGCGGGCCAATCGCGCAGTATCGAGGCTCCAGGCCAGCGCAGCGCGTATCCCCTTCACCTTGTTTGCCGCGATCTGCTCCCCATTACCGGAACCACCAAGAACGATGCCCAGCGCTTCGACGCCGGACAACTGGTCGTCAACCACCGCGAGGGCAGCGTTGATGCAGAAGGAGGGGTAGTCGTCCTCGGCGTCGTAGACGGTAGGGCCGTGATCGATCATCTCGAAGCCCTTCCCGCTGAGGTGTGCCACGAGGTGTGCACTCAGCTCCATGCCGGCGTGGTCGGTTGCGATATGAACGCGCATCAATGTTCCGTTTCAAAGGTGTGGTCGGTTGCCCTCCAAGATTAGTGGCTGCGCAAAGGCGGCGTTGACTGTGCGGCTGGGCTCGCCCAGGAAGAGTCCTAGGTTTTCTCCAAGTACGGCAGGCGATTCTTTTCCTACAGCCAAGGGAAAGGAAGACCGATGTCCGTTTCGCGACGACAGGTCCTCACAATGGGGGGACTCGGGGTAATCGGCGCAGGAGCGCTAGCAGCTCCATTCAGCTCTATCAGCGCCAAGTCTGCGAGCAAGCTGGCAGACAGCGATATGCCCATCCCCTACCGCTCGCCCTTGACGGTGCCGCCGA of Arthrobacter sp. JZ12 contains these proteins:
- a CDS encoding ATP-dependent Clp protease proteolytic subunit; translation: MNHNFSAAAGGRAPQLPTSRYVLPQFEERTPYGFKRQDPYTKLFEDRIIFLGVQVDDASADDVMAQLLVLESTDPERDITLYINSPGGSFTAMTAIYDTMQFIRPEIQTVCLGQAASAAAVLLAAGAPGKRLALPNARVLIHQPALGGGQGGQASDLEIQANEVMRMRTWLEDTLALHSGKTSEQINSDIERDKILTAEDAKAYGLVDEVLTSRKITPPKINKP
- a CDS encoding Fpg/Nei family DNA glycosylase; this encodes MPEGHSIHRLARQFNSAFVGERLRVSSPQGRFQAGADRLDGSVLVAARAHGKQLFLEFDNELVMRVHLGLYGAWTFGGDETFRGASSIGAPRRIGEQETASDDDGASYVGPPPPVGAVRVRFVSEHGWADLRGPTACEVLTAADEQAVLSKLGPDPLDPETDPGEFVTRIQRTRSAVGLSLMNQAVIAGVGNVYRAEALFRRRIHPWVPGVSLPDAEAIALWEDLVLLMNEGVEAGRIITTTPDHRSHTDRSRTDAAAIPVEDAHYVYKRTGQPCRICSTPIAMTEMGARKLYWCPNCQAA
- a CDS encoding ribose-5-phosphate isomerase; the encoded protein is MRVHIATDHAGMELSAHLVAHLSGKGFEMIDHGPTVYDAEDDYPSFCINAALAVVDDQLSGVEALGIVLGGSGNGEQIAANKVKGIRAALAWSLDTARLARQHNDANVVALGGRQHSLEEATAIVEAFLAEPFSGAERHVRRIGKIAAYEATGEVIA
- the tig gene encoding trigger factor; the protein is MKSAVENLTPTRVKLNVEVPFEELKPNIDAAYKTIANQVQVPGFRKGKVPNKLIDQRVGRGYVIETAINEGLNGFYQTAVQETKIRPLSRPEVEITEVPDPSAQDGQLLFTAELDIRPEIELPEYSGLEVTVEAAKASDDDVVKALDELRGRFGTLKEVDRPATDGDFLTLDLTAKIDGEEVDSAADISYQIGSKTMLEGMDEAVTGLSAGESSTFETKLAGGEHSGKDAEVTVSVKAVKERELPDANDDFAQLASEFDTIDELRADLAKRAAEDKLVEQGVEARDKVLEKLLELVEVPVPESVVEEQLEQHFNSESSHSAGPDHDTEEHRAEVRENTQQAFRNEIVLDAVAEKEEIGVSQSELIDYIVSSASQYGMDPNQFAQMLDQSGQVAMIVGEVRRRKALAKVLELAVVTDTNGESVDLSDFVRPAGEAAGAETVPAEDEAPEAVEDAAESAASAEDADAAKA
- a CDS encoding ATP-dependent Clp protease proteolytic subunit → MATVDPASRDDYIYNRLLKERIIWLGSEVRDENANAICSQLLLLSAEDPEKDIFLYINSPGGSVTAGMAIYDTMQFIPNDVVTVATGLAASMGQFLLSSGTKGKRYATPHARILMHQPSGGIGGTASDIKIQAELILHMKRVMAELTAEQTGQTVETILKDNDRDKWFTAQEALEYGFFDHISAHAGSVSGGGGTSRD